One Pseudomonas sp. FP1742 genomic window carries:
- a CDS encoding histidine phosphatase family protein, with protein MRHGQPKLATTEKISALDMKDWIEHYDRSEITDHAVPDASMQLAATATAIVSSSAPRALASVQALGLKPVLVDALFCEAQLPYGHWKRPRLSPFTWAFILRILWLCGYSRKVESARTAMMRASLAAQRLQALASEGPVLLVGHGFMNRMIAKQLVAGGWTRQKHNGSRYWSATVYQCGGV; from the coding sequence ATGCGCCACGGCCAGCCAAAGCTGGCCACAACCGAAAAAATCTCGGCCCTCGATATGAAAGACTGGATCGAACACTACGATCGGTCCGAAATTACTGACCACGCCGTCCCGGATGCCAGCATGCAGCTCGCCGCGACTGCCACGGCGATTGTCTCAAGCAGCGCGCCTCGTGCGCTGGCCTCCGTCCAGGCCCTTGGCCTGAAGCCCGTCCTCGTCGACGCGTTGTTCTGTGAAGCGCAACTGCCGTATGGTCACTGGAAACGGCCACGGCTATCGCCGTTTACCTGGGCATTTATCCTGCGAATCCTATGGTTGTGCGGTTACTCACGCAAAGTCGAATCCGCCCGCACCGCAATGATGCGCGCCAGCCTGGCAGCTCAACGGCTTCAGGCCCTTGCCAGCGAAGGACCGGTTCTGCTGGTCGGCCATGGCTTTATGAATCGGATGATCGCCAAACAACTGGTGGCAGGTGGATGGACTCGCCAAAAACATAACGGCAGCCGGTATTGGAGTGCGACGGTGTATCAATGTGGCGGTGTTTAA
- a CDS encoding ATP-binding protein, which produces MKSSSLQKRLGLGLTLGMTLLWLGATVGAWLVVQHELNEAFDSALEETAQRILPLAVLEISNRETPDETQHVATLKVHKEYLTYLVRDVTGKILMQSHDANPDIFNKQPTEGFSTTEKYRLYGASALRETLFIEIAEPLGHRREAAREALFALLMPLLALIPISLLGTWLFVRISLHSVLAYRHAVEARGVGDLSPIKVSRLPAEIDPLADAVNHLLERLRKALEAERSFTANSAHELRTPLAATLAQVQRLRHEAPEGPLRVRAAKIENSLRELARLSEKLMQLAKAEGGGLLSETPQDLIPLLAHVVDEWNHSSARHIDLQLPTQASVYSVIDPDAFAILLRNLIENALKYGAADQPIEVSLTDQALLRVVNGGPVVPEPVLQHLTERFVRGHSEASGSGLGLAIAKTIVQGVNARMMLVSPATGRQEGFEVRVWLPLASTVEGRGQA; this is translated from the coding sequence ATGAAATCGTCAAGCCTGCAAAAACGTCTCGGCCTGGGGTTGACCCTGGGCATGACCTTGCTTTGGCTGGGGGCGACCGTCGGTGCCTGGCTGGTGGTGCAACATGAGTTGAACGAAGCGTTCGACAGCGCGCTGGAAGAAACCGCGCAACGCATCCTGCCCCTGGCCGTTCTGGAAATCAGCAATCGGGAAACGCCCGATGAGACACAACACGTGGCCACCCTGAAAGTGCACAAGGAATACCTGACGTACCTGGTGCGCGATGTCACCGGCAAGATCCTGATGCAGTCCCACGACGCCAACCCGGATATCTTCAACAAACAACCGACTGAAGGTTTCTCCACCACTGAAAAGTATCGTCTGTATGGCGCCAGTGCACTGCGCGAAACGCTGTTCATCGAGATCGCCGAACCCCTTGGCCATCGCCGGGAAGCCGCGCGGGAAGCCTTGTTCGCCTTGCTGATGCCGCTATTGGCGCTGATTCCCATCAGCCTGTTGGGCACCTGGTTATTCGTGCGCATCAGTCTGCATAGCGTGTTGGCCTATCGTCATGCGGTGGAGGCCCGTGGGGTGGGGGATCTGTCGCCGATCAAGGTTTCGCGCCTGCCAGCGGAGATCGATCCGTTGGCTGATGCGGTCAACCATCTGTTGGAGCGCCTGCGCAAGGCCTTGGAGGCCGAGCGCAGCTTTACCGCCAATAGCGCCCATGAACTGCGCACGCCACTGGCCGCGACCTTGGCGCAGGTCCAGCGGCTGCGCCACGAAGCGCCCGAAGGCCCGTTGCGAGTGCGCGCGGCAAAAATCGAAAACTCGTTGCGCGAGTTAGCGCGGCTCTCGGAAAAACTCATGCAACTGGCCAAGGCCGAGGGCGGTGGGCTGTTGTCCGAAACGCCCCAGGACCTCATTCCGTTGCTGGCCCATGTGGTTGATGAGTGGAACCACAGCAGCGCTCGCCACATCGACTTGCAGCTACCAACCCAGGCCAGCGTGTACTCGGTCATTGATCCGGACGCTTTCGCCATTCTGTTGCGCAACCTGATCGAGAATGCGCTGAAGTATGGCGCGGCGGATCAACCGATCGAAGTCAGCCTCACCGACCAGGCGCTGCTGCGGGTGGTCAATGGCGGCCCGGTGGTGCCGGAGCCCGTGTTGCAACACCTGACCGAGCGTTTTGTGCGCGGTCATAGTGAAGCCAGCGGGTCAGGATTGGGGTTGGCGATTGCTAAAACCATTGTGCAGGGGGTCAATGCGCGAATGATGCTGGTGTCGCCGGCAACAGGCCGGCAGGAGGGCTTCGAGGTGCGCGTCTGGTTACCGCTCGCCTCGACCGTCGAAGGCAGAGGGCAGGCTTAG
- a CDS encoding response regulator transcription factor: MRVLLVEDAPGLGEAVREQIADDGHAVDWVQRLEHARSSVRTTPYDLILLDLMLPDGRGLDFLRQQRCAGDATPVIILTAQDQISDRIAGLNAGADDYLVKPFDLFELSARVAAVARRYSGNPNPQIRLGQLQIDMSARTVLRAGATVDLTAREWALFEAFVQRPGALLSKAQLEERLYAFGAEIESNTIEVYISRLRKKLGRDLIETVRGMGYRLMSA; this comes from the coding sequence ATGCGGGTTTTATTGGTCGAGGACGCGCCCGGATTGGGGGAAGCGGTGCGCGAACAGATCGCCGATGACGGCCATGCCGTCGACTGGGTACAACGCCTGGAGCATGCGCGCAGCAGTGTGCGCACCACTCCCTACGACCTGATTCTGCTCGACTTGATGCTGCCGGACGGTCGCGGGCTGGATTTTTTGCGTCAGCAGCGCTGCGCGGGGGACGCGACGCCGGTGATCATCCTGACCGCCCAGGATCAGATATCCGATCGTATCGCCGGCCTCAATGCCGGGGCCGATGATTATCTGGTCAAACCGTTCGACCTGTTTGAGCTCTCGGCCCGTGTAGCTGCGGTGGCCCGCCGTTACAGCGGCAACCCCAACCCGCAGATCAGACTCGGCCAATTGCAGATCGACATGAGTGCCCGTACGGTGCTGCGGGCCGGCGCGACGGTGGATCTCACGGCGCGGGAGTGGGCGCTGTTCGAGGCTTTTGTCCAGCGCCCCGGCGCGCTGCTGTCCAAGGCGCAGCTCGAAGAACGGTTGTACGCCTTCGGCGCCGAAATCGAGAGCAACACGATCGAGGTCTATATCAGCCGGCTGCGCAAGAAACTCGGGCGCGACCTGATTGAAACCGTGCGCGGCATGGGTTACCGGTTGATGTCCGCATGA
- a CDS encoding PepSY domain-containing protein produces MKSAFIASTALLSLLLNGYALADEDCSDPVSDWQPRETLRQQVEQQYGWSVHRIKVDDGCYKLKGLDRKGNAIEASYSPASLHLHTLEIHFRDDGDARDYLGSPLTE; encoded by the coding sequence ATGAAATCCGCTTTTATTGCCAGTACGGCGTTATTGAGCTTGCTGCTCAACGGCTACGCCCTGGCCGATGAAGACTGCAGCGACCCGGTGAGCGACTGGCAGCCACGCGAAACCTTGCGTCAGCAGGTCGAGCAGCAATACGGCTGGAGCGTGCATCGCATCAAGGTCGACGACGGTTGTTACAAGCTCAAGGGATTGGACCGCAAAGGCAATGCCATCGAAGCCAGTTACTCACCGGCATCGCTGCACCTGCACACACTCGAGATCCATTTCCGGGACGATGGCGACGCCAGGGATTACCTCGGCAGCCCGCTCACCGAATAA
- a CDS encoding DUF2271 domain-containing protein: protein MKKLIAASCLAGAVALPGLVQAREVTLTTQLKDYSGNDAYLAIYVTDATGQYQKTLWVAGKKAKYYKHLADWARGSGMNPREFDGVSGASVGSGRTLKVSVELADTLIDAGYQIRIDSAVEDKRDARADVSVPLTSKGAGKPAAGSTYVESFTYDL from the coding sequence ATGAAAAAGCTCATCGCTGCATCCTGCCTCGCCGGCGCCGTTGCCCTGCCGGGGCTGGTCCAGGCCCGTGAAGTGACCTTGACCACTCAGCTCAAGGACTACAGCGGCAACGATGCATATCTGGCGATCTACGTCACCGACGCCACTGGCCAATACCAGAAAACCCTCTGGGTGGCCGGCAAGAAGGCCAAGTATTACAAGCATCTGGCCGACTGGGCCCGTGGGAGCGGGATGAACCCGCGCGAGTTTGACGGGGTCAGCGGCGCCAGCGTCGGCAGTGGGCGCACGCTCAAAGTCAGTGTCGAACTGGCAGACACCCTGATCGACGCCGGCTATCAAATCCGCATCGACAGCGCCGTCGAGGACAAACGTGATGCCCGCGCCGATGTCAGCGTGCCCCTGACGTCCAAGGGCGCAGGCAAGCCGGCGGCCGGCAGTACTTACGTCGAATCCTTTACTTACGATCTGTAG
- a CDS encoding PepSY domain-containing protein: MLRQFHSLPGLIAALLVMLLAISGAMLSVDPALERLHSTPTAAGQVNVSQLAGHVAGHFQGVEQIQRTASGTVIVYYNQDGQAGAEKVDPLTGQGLAPYEPSAFSRWMKDLHRSLFLGTPGHGVSGVGALFMLMLSVSGALLLARRLGGWRNLLRPLRGSFSQRWHAEVGRLALLGLLLSALSGLYLCATTFGLIADGSQNEPTFPTHVSAGPALPVANLKALQATDLNDLRELVYPSPNNPQDVFSLRTAQGDGYVDQASGTLLSYQAHDSMHNLYELIYQLHTGEGLWWLGLPLGLCALCVPLMSVTGILLWWRRRKAAPNIRDNCAAQSADSVILVGSENNSTWGFANTLHDALHQAGHRVHSAPMNQYTNDYGNAQRVFILTATHGDGDAPASASQFLARLTRVGLKPGLPFAVLGLGDRQFAQFCQYAHQVQDAMLRAGGSPLLGLETVNRQSAQEFARWGHALGEVLGHDLTLVHTPEQPRTHQLALMERIAYGEQVNAPTHVLRFKAPSELPDFLAGDLVGIFPPDSQVPRFYSLASSSEDGVLEICVRKHEGGVCSPFLHGLDIGAPIEAFIQPNPQFRPASGAHPVILIGAGTGIGPLAGFIRNNKARHPMHLYWGGRNPASDFLYESELNRYLADRRLTALRAAFSQVMDGSYVQDRLIGDALVLRRLIEKGAQVLVCGGREMAKGVMQALDDVLAPINLSVLTLKAQGRYREDVY; this comes from the coding sequence ATGCTTCGCCAGTTCCATTCCCTGCCCGGCCTGATCGCCGCCCTATTGGTCATGCTATTGGCCATCAGCGGCGCGATGTTGTCTGTCGACCCGGCCCTGGAACGCCTGCACAGCACGCCCACCGCTGCCGGGCAAGTCAACGTCAGTCAGCTGGCCGGGCACGTCGCCGGCCATTTCCAGGGCGTGGAGCAGATCCAGCGCACAGCGTCCGGGACGGTCATCGTCTACTACAACCAGGACGGTCAGGCCGGGGCCGAAAAGGTCGATCCACTGACCGGTCAAGGCCTCGCACCCTACGAGCCATCCGCCTTCTCACGCTGGATGAAAGACCTGCACCGCTCGCTGTTCCTTGGCACGCCTGGCCACGGGGTGTCTGGAGTCGGCGCGCTGTTCATGCTGATGCTGTCGGTGTCTGGTGCGCTGTTGCTGGCCCGGCGGCTGGGCGGCTGGCGCAACCTGTTGCGACCACTGCGAGGTTCCTTCAGCCAGCGCTGGCATGCTGAAGTCGGACGCCTGGCATTGCTTGGGCTGCTGCTGTCGGCGCTGAGCGGGCTCTATCTGTGCGCCACGACTTTCGGTCTTATCGCTGACGGCAGTCAGAACGAACCCACCTTCCCCACCCACGTCAGCGCCGGTCCGGCCTTGCCGGTGGCGAACCTGAAAGCCTTGCAGGCCACTGACCTGAATGACCTGCGCGAACTGGTCTACCCGAGCCCCAACAACCCGCAAGACGTGTTTTCCCTGCGCACGGCCCAGGGCGACGGCTACGTGGACCAGGCCAGCGGCACCTTGCTGTCCTATCAAGCCCACGACTCGATGCACAACCTCTACGAATTGATTTATCAGTTGCACACCGGTGAAGGCCTCTGGTGGCTGGGTCTGCCACTGGGGCTCTGTGCACTCTGCGTGCCGTTGATGAGCGTGACCGGCATCCTGCTGTGGTGGCGCCGCCGCAAGGCCGCTCCGAACATCCGCGACAATTGCGCCGCGCAATCCGCCGACAGCGTGATTCTGGTCGGCAGTGAAAACAACAGCACCTGGGGCTTTGCCAACACCTTGCATGACGCCTTGCACCAGGCTGGACACCGGGTACATAGCGCGCCGATGAATCAATACACCAACGACTACGGCAATGCGCAACGGGTGTTCATCCTCACCGCGACCCACGGCGACGGCGATGCCCCGGCCTCGGCTTCGCAGTTCCTGGCGCGGTTGACCAGGGTCGGCCTCAAACCCGGCCTGCCGTTTGCCGTGCTGGGCCTGGGCGATCGCCAGTTTGCGCAGTTCTGTCAGTACGCCCACCAGGTGCAGGACGCGATGTTACGGGCCGGTGGCTCGCCGTTGCTGGGGCTGGAAACCGTCAACCGCCAGTCCGCACAGGAATTTGCTCGTTGGGGTCATGCACTGGGTGAAGTGCTGGGGCATGACCTGACGCTGGTCCACACCCCTGAGCAGCCACGTACCCATCAACTGGCGCTGATGGAGCGCATCGCCTACGGCGAACAGGTGAATGCGCCGACCCACGTACTACGCTTCAAGGCCCCCAGCGAGCTGCCGGACTTTCTGGCCGGTGACCTGGTCGGGATTTTCCCGCCGGATAGCCAGGTTCCGCGTTTCTACTCGCTGGCCAGTAGCTCAGAAGATGGCGTGCTGGAGATCTGCGTACGTAAACACGAAGGCGGCGTGTGCTCGCCATTCCTTCATGGCCTGGACATCGGCGCGCCGATCGAAGCATTCATCCAGCCCAACCCGCAATTTCGTCCGGCATCGGGCGCGCATCCGGTGATCCTGATTGGCGCCGGTACCGGCATAGGTCCCTTGGCCGGTTTTATTCGCAACAACAAGGCCCGACACCCCATGCATTTATATTGGGGCGGGCGCAATCCGGCCTCGGACTTTCTTTACGAATCGGAGCTCAACCGTTACCTGGCGGACCGACGCCTCACGGCATTGCGCGCCGCCTTCTCCCAGGTCATGGACGGCAGCTACGTGCAAGACCGGCTGATCGGCGATGCACTGGTCTTGCGTCGGCTGATTGAGAAAGGCGCCCAGGTGTTGGTGTGTGGCGGTCGCGAAATGGCTAAGGGCGTGATGCAGGCCCTGGATGACGTGTTGGCGCCGATTAACCTGAGTGTGCTGACCCTCAAGGCACAAGGACGCTACCGTGAAGATGTCTACTGA
- a CDS encoding FAD:protein FMN transferase: MSTDLQRYSLNGETMGTRYTALFYAQAGIDTDPIDHSLARAVARVDQQMSTWKPDSDLNRLNAAPEQEWVSVPKELAMVLSAALRVSQQSSGAFDIAIGDLVDAWGFGPGEQTITEQVLDTMPPRARLHASSALVIDPQRNQVRKRAPLNLNLNGIAKGFGVDELARCLEGFGITRYLVGIDGEMRARGVKPDAQPWVVAIEKPCRGVREVMGVMELGDAAIATSGDYRHWVDVRGQSYAHTMNPTTGAPLCNALAAVSVVATSCVLADAWATALLVLGEIEGPRLAQERGMDALFVLRDGEQFKEISIVGGQLQAQIECAEGLLEAWTS, translated from the coding sequence ATGTCTACTGACTTGCAACGCTACAGCCTGAATGGCGAGACCATGGGCACCCGTTACACCGCCCTGTTCTATGCGCAAGCCGGGATCGATACCGACCCAATCGACCACAGCCTGGCCCGCGCCGTGGCCCGGGTGGACCAGCAAATGTCCACCTGGAAACCTGACTCCGATCTCAACCGCCTCAACGCCGCCCCCGAGCAGGAGTGGGTGTCCGTGCCCAAGGAGCTGGCCATGGTGCTGTCTGCCGCGCTGCGTGTCAGTCAGCAATCCAGCGGCGCCTTCGACATCGCCATCGGCGATCTGGTGGACGCCTGGGGGTTTGGCCCCGGCGAACAGACCATCACGGAGCAGGTGCTGGACACGATGCCACCGCGAGCTCGCCTGCACGCCAGCTCGGCGCTGGTCATTGACCCGCAACGTAATCAGGTACGCAAACGAGCGCCACTGAACCTCAACCTGAACGGTATCGCCAAGGGTTTTGGTGTCGATGAGCTGGCCCGCTGCCTGGAGGGCTTTGGCATCACTCGTTATCTGGTCGGCATCGACGGCGAGATGCGTGCCCGTGGCGTCAAACCTGATGCGCAACCCTGGGTCGTGGCCATTGAAAAACCCTGCCGGGGCGTGCGTGAAGTCATGGGGGTGATGGAACTCGGCGACGCCGCCATCGCTACATCCGGGGACTACCGACACTGGGTCGATGTGAGGGGGCAGTCCTATGCCCACACCATGAACCCGACAACCGGCGCACCGCTGTGCAACGCGCTCGCGGCCGTCAGCGTGGTGGCGACCTCGTGCGTGCTCGCCGACGCCTGGGCCACGGCGCTGTTGGTGCTGGGTGAAATTGAAGGCCCACGCCTGGCACAAGAGCGCGGCATGGACGCTTTGTTCGTGCTGCGCGACGGTGAACAATTCAAGGAAATATCCATTGTCGGTGGCCAACTGCAGGCGCAGATTGAATGCGCTGAAGGGCTACTCGAAGCCTGGACGAGTTGA
- a CDS encoding methyl-accepting chemotaxis protein: MFGWISNIRVSAKLSVGFGLVLGLALLLAATGWYAIVTLTDRGLKIEKIARISDYTKDLRIIRLRIGTNPQSDAYQPLQITLDNLAAHLHSIKEHFTSPFDQDLIQQQDNSVKEYGQLLHDLTRPDTDQAPTFKRMGQLGDLLLDTTQKLIESQNAKRDADAASAKALLGLVAALALLLGTLAAWVITRQIVHPLQHTLQAVNRIARGDLSEQVQVNRRDELGQLQSGLQQMMLNLHELIDGIRSGVIQVASAAEQLSAVTEQTTAGVNNQKAETDHVATAMNEMTATVQNVARNAEEASAAASIADQQACEGEQIVGEAIAQIKRLAQELNQSADAVRHLQEQSDKIGGVLDVIKAVAQQTNLLALNAAIEAARAGEAGRGFAVVADEVRNLALRTQRSTEEIETLVAGVQSGTHAVASGMESSLLLSESSVEFTHRAVDALENITSKVSIIQAMNQQIATAAEQQSAVTEEINRSVINVRDISEQTASTCEETASSSTELARLGHELERLVGRFKV, translated from the coding sequence ATGTTCGGCTGGATCAGCAATATCCGTGTCAGCGCTAAATTAAGCGTGGGGTTCGGCCTGGTACTAGGGCTTGCATTGTTACTGGCCGCCACCGGCTGGTACGCAATTGTTACATTGACCGACCGCGGGCTTAAGATTGAAAAAATTGCTCGAATCAGTGATTACACCAAAGACTTGCGAATCATTCGTTTACGCATAGGTACAAACCCTCAATCGGATGCCTATCAACCGCTGCAGATAACCCTGGATAACCTGGCAGCCCACCTGCACAGTATCAAGGAACATTTCACTTCCCCCTTCGATCAAGACTTGATTCAACAGCAGGACAACTCGGTCAAGGAGTACGGACAACTGCTGCATGACCTGACGCGGCCTGACACTGACCAGGCGCCAACGTTTAAACGTATGGGGCAGTTGGGCGATCTGTTGCTCGACACGACGCAAAAACTCATCGAGTCGCAAAATGCCAAACGCGACGCCGATGCCGCGTCCGCCAAGGCCCTGCTGGGTCTTGTCGCGGCCTTGGCTCTGCTGCTGGGCACACTCGCAGCGTGGGTCATCACACGACAAATCGTTCATCCGCTGCAGCACACGCTCCAGGCGGTGAACCGTATTGCCAGGGGTGATTTGAGTGAGCAAGTGCAGGTCAACCGGCGTGATGAGTTAGGCCAACTGCAATCAGGTCTTCAGCAGATGATGCTCAACCTTCATGAGCTGATCGACGGCATTCGATCCGGCGTCATCCAGGTTGCCAGCGCTGCCGAACAGCTATCGGCGGTCACCGAGCAAACGACGGCAGGTGTCAACAACCAGAAAGCCGAAACCGATCATGTCGCCACCGCAATGAACGAGATGACCGCTACCGTGCAAAACGTCGCACGCAATGCCGAAGAAGCTTCTGCTGCCGCATCCATCGCCGATCAGCAAGCCTGCGAAGGAGAGCAGATCGTGGGTGAAGCCATTGCGCAGATCAAGCGCTTGGCGCAAGAGCTCAACCAGTCGGCAGACGCTGTGCGCCATCTCCAGGAACAAAGCGATAAAATCGGCGGCGTACTGGATGTGATCAAGGCAGTGGCCCAACAAACCAACCTGCTGGCGCTGAATGCGGCCATTGAAGCAGCTCGCGCCGGAGAAGCCGGTCGTGGTTTTGCGGTGGTGGCAGACGAGGTGCGTAATCTCGCCTTACGCACCCAGCGCTCCACCGAAGAAATTGAAACGCTGGTAGCCGGAGTCCAAAGCGGCACTCATGCCGTTGCCTCAGGCATGGAAAGCAGCCTGCTGCTGAGCGAAAGCAGCGTGGAATTTACCCATCGCGCTGTTGACGCCCTGGAGAACATCACAAGTAAGGTCTCAATCATTCAGGCGATGAATCAGCAGATTGCCACGGCGGCGGAGCAACAAAGCGCAGTCACCGAGGAAATCAATCGCAGCGTGATCAACGTTCGCGACATCTCCGAGCAGACGGCAAGCACCTGCGAAGAAACCGCGTCTTCGAGTACCGAACTTGCACGGCTGGGCCATGAACTGGAAAGGTTGGTAGGACGCTTCAAAGTCTAG
- a CDS encoding DNA/RNA non-specific endonuclease produces MHLRKIAVGLSALVLLSTGAQARSLLDYLKPPTQHQQQTSHSGSISQNAALELYSNKQKQASFDGCADLFPAAKPINMATVPATMKPLALCSDNFAVLYSQTSKTPLVVVERLNAAQLQDAKGEERTNQFYPDPRIPKSGRAELSDYRSQHPAVDRGHQSPAADAPSPNAMAQSFALSNMVPQDPTNNRKIWSKVESDVRKFAKRADGNVFVFTGPLFDSGHATIGDNKVWVPTRLFKLVYDASSKRAWAYVLPNAETRIERPMDYDTFVKSTGLKLLGNLPVTGSVGRS; encoded by the coding sequence ATGCACCTACGCAAAATTGCAGTTGGGCTATCGGCCCTTGTTTTGCTCTCGACCGGGGCACAAGCCCGCAGTCTGCTGGATTACCTCAAGCCACCGACCCAGCATCAGCAACAAACCTCCCACTCGGGCTCGATCAGCCAGAACGCGGCTCTGGAGCTCTATTCAAACAAACAGAAACAGGCATCGTTTGACGGCTGCGCAGATCTGTTTCCGGCTGCGAAACCGATCAACATGGCCACAGTGCCTGCCACAATGAAACCTCTGGCCCTGTGTTCCGATAACTTTGCGGTGCTGTACTCGCAAACCAGCAAGACGCCGCTGGTAGTGGTCGAACGCCTCAATGCCGCCCAGCTGCAGGATGCCAAAGGGGAGGAGCGCACCAACCAGTTCTACCCGGACCCGCGCATCCCCAAGAGCGGGCGGGCAGAGTTGAGCGACTACCGTAGCCAACATCCGGCCGTGGACCGTGGCCATCAATCCCCGGCAGCCGATGCACCGAGCCCCAATGCAATGGCCCAATCGTTTGCGCTGTCGAACATGGTGCCGCAAGACCCAACCAACAACCGGAAGATCTGGAGCAAGGTCGAGTCCGATGTCAGAAAGTTTGCCAAGCGAGCCGATGGTAATGTGTTTGTCTTTACCGGCCCGCTCTTTGACTCGGGCCACGCCACCATCGGCGACAACAAGGTCTGGGTACCGACCCGTCTGTTCAAACTGGTTTACGACGCATCGTCCAAGCGTGCCTGGGCCTACGTACTGCCCAACGCTGAAACCCGTATCGAGAGACCGATGGACTATGACACTTTCGTGAAGAGTACCGGGCTCAAGCTGCTGGGGAATCTACCGGTCACAGGTTCCGTAGGGCGCTCTTGA
- a CDS encoding class I SAM-dependent methyltransferase codes for MNEQTLSMRLERVAAHVPAGACLADIGSDHGYLPVALMRRGAIAAAVAGEVALTPFRSAERTVRENGLDQRITVRLANGLAAIEPGDGITAISICGMGGETIRDILDSGKAHLSGQERLILQPNGGEQPLRQWLMENGYRILCEELLRENRFDYEIIVAERAGPVTYTAEELYFGPLQMQARSPAFLSKWQRMLRQKQKTLSNFARARQALPEEKVQDVARQARWITELLA; via the coding sequence TTGAACGAACAGACATTGTCCATGCGCCTGGAGCGTGTGGCGGCGCATGTACCCGCAGGGGCGTGCCTGGCCGATATCGGCTCGGATCACGGCTACCTGCCGGTGGCGTTGATGCGCCGTGGTGCCATCGCGGCGGCGGTGGCCGGCGAGGTGGCGTTGACGCCGTTCCGCTCGGCCGAACGCACCGTGCGCGAGAACGGCCTGGACCAGCGGATCACCGTGCGCCTGGCCAATGGCCTGGCGGCGATCGAGCCGGGCGACGGGATCACGGCGATCAGCATCTGCGGCATGGGCGGCGAGACGATTCGCGACATCCTCGACAGCGGCAAGGCGCACCTGAGCGGCCAGGAGCGCCTGATCCTGCAGCCCAACGGCGGCGAGCAGCCACTGCGCCAATGGCTGATGGAAAATGGTTACCGCATCCTCTGCGAGGAACTGCTGCGGGAAAACCGCTTCGACTACGAAATCATCGTCGCCGAGCGTGCCGGGCCGGTGACGTACACCGCCGAGGAGCTGTACTTCGGCCCGCTGCAGATGCAGGCCCGCAGCCCGGCGTTCCTGTCCAAGTGGCAGCGCATGCTGCGTCAGAAGCAGAAGACGTTGAGCAACTTCGCCCGGGCGCGGCAGGCCTTGCCTGAAGAGAAGGTGCAGGACGTCGCCCGGCAGGCCCGATGGATTACCGAGCTGCTGGCTTGA
- a CDS encoding GNAT family N-acetyltransferase, with protein MKPVRIRTLQSTDAEALLIFELDNREWFERHIDARGSEFYSIQGVTDHIAAYLSGFAAGTWHPFVIEDPAGNIVGRANLKGIDRSERSAEVGYRIAQGACGQGLATFAVRHLIQQAQLHWNLKQLVADVYAGNIGSAKVLERCGFLIEQTQQEGTVQDYRFSLTI; from the coding sequence ATGAAGCCCGTCAGAATTCGTACCCTGCAAAGTACTGATGCTGAGGCGTTACTGATATTTGAATTGGATAATCGCGAGTGGTTTGAGCGCCACATCGACGCGCGCGGTTCTGAGTTTTACTCGATACAGGGTGTCACCGATCACATTGCGGCTTATTTATCTGGTTTTGCCGCCGGAACCTGGCATCCATTTGTCATCGAAGATCCCGCTGGAAATATAGTGGGTCGAGCGAACCTGAAAGGCATCGACAGGTCCGAACGGTCGGCAGAAGTCGGCTATCGGATTGCTCAAGGCGCTTGCGGACAGGGACTGGCAACGTTCGCGGTGAGGCATCTGATCCAGCAGGCGCAGTTGCATTGGAACCTTAAACAACTGGTTGCCGACGTATACGCTGGAAATATCGGTTCGGCAAAAGTACTCGAACGGTGTGGCTTCTTGATCGAACAAACTCAGCAAGAAGGAACAGTGCAGGATTATCGATTTAGCCTGACGATTTAG
- a CDS encoding VOC family protein: MQLKFSHVDVLVENLEEACRYYARVFSAKISKTLDWQRDGLHVRYAIVMFGTERLMLVQPFTGNLKALMDANGEGTIYRHCYSTPDIETAYDELIDAGVQPENENGKPLSRDNLQSPSGTRILWLPKRFGHFSIELLEEKELEAFIKDAFAEER; encoded by the coding sequence TTGCAACTAAAGTTCAGCCACGTAGACGTTCTCGTGGAAAACCTCGAGGAGGCGTGCAGGTATTACGCCCGTGTCTTCAGCGCCAAAATTTCAAAGACACTTGATTGGCAGCGCGACGGTTTGCATGTGCGTTATGCGATCGTCATGTTTGGGACGGAGCGTCTCATGCTGGTGCAACCGTTTACCGGAAATCTCAAGGCGCTGATGGACGCCAACGGCGAAGGCACAATTTACCGGCATTGCTATTCCACACCGGACATCGAAACCGCCTACGATGAATTGATCGACGCCGGAGTCCAGCCGGAAAACGAAAACGGCAAGCCGCTGTCTCGCGATAATCTCCAGTCGCCAAGTGGCACACGCATACTCTGGTTGCCGAAACGCTTTGGGCATTTTTCTATTGAACTGCTTGAAGAAAAAGAGCTGGAGGCATTTATCAAGGATGCATTCGCCGAGGAGCGATGA